In Luteitalea sp. TBR-22, one genomic interval encodes:
- a CDS encoding TolC family protein: protein MDLRMAPAVLLACLSLPAIAAGQVVPATPPPTSPPAIEPFTLAQAVALARGHAPAVRAAQARATAESDVAQASRRWRNPTVDLSIENLGPQDLQHDAFAWFTQPLDVGARRSTRIAAAQASRDYLTREVDAQRRGADVAVVEAYLAVARARQAAGLLAVHERAIEEVVVLVRRRVAEGVAPEGDLRKLEAEQARTRVAHVRADLDLRQRALALGVLIGQEGAGLAERVVVPPVPPVVATDVAAAVEQRADVRAAAAWLEDRKTNAAAERALGSTAFAATGGYKRTSGFNTGTAGISIDLPVGLRNTPARLRAEAEVTAATLALEQARAAGRADVEQALLAARVLGEQATRVATELVEPAVVAQRAARAAFREGTGDALALVDADRVYLDTQREALAVQLDAAAAAIRARLALGEDPLP, encoded by the coding sequence ATGGACCTGCGCATGGCGCCCGCCGTGCTGCTGGCCTGCCTGTCCCTGCCGGCGATCGCCGCAGGCCAGGTGGTGCCGGCCACGCCCCCGCCGACTTCGCCACCGGCAATTGAGCCCTTCACCCTCGCCCAGGCCGTCGCCCTCGCGCGCGGCCATGCGCCCGCCGTGCGGGCGGCGCAGGCGCGAGCCACGGCGGAATCGGACGTCGCCCAGGCCTCGCGCCGCTGGCGCAACCCGACGGTCGATCTCTCGATCGAGAACCTGGGGCCACAGGACCTGCAGCACGACGCCTTTGCGTGGTTCACGCAACCGCTCGACGTCGGCGCCCGCCGGTCGACGCGGATCGCCGCCGCGCAGGCCTCGCGCGACTACCTGACGCGCGAAGTGGATGCCCAACGCCGTGGCGCCGACGTGGCGGTGGTGGAGGCCTACCTGGCGGTCGCGCGCGCGCGACAGGCGGCGGGCCTGCTGGCGGTGCACGAACGCGCCATCGAGGAAGTCGTGGTCCTGGTCAGGCGTCGCGTCGCCGAAGGCGTCGCGCCGGAAGGCGACCTGCGCAAGCTCGAGGCCGAGCAGGCACGGACGCGGGTCGCGCACGTGCGCGCCGACCTGGATCTGCGACAACGGGCGCTCGCCCTGGGGGTGCTCATCGGGCAGGAGGGCGCCGGCCTGGCCGAGCGCGTCGTGGTGCCGCCGGTGCCGCCGGTCGTCGCCACCGACGTGGCGGCCGCCGTCGAGCAGCGCGCCGACGTGCGCGCGGCCGCCGCATGGCTCGAGGACCGCAAGACCAATGCTGCCGCGGAGCGGGCGCTGGGCTCGACGGCATTTGCCGCCACTGGTGGCTACAAGCGCACGTCGGGCTTCAACACCGGCACCGCCGGCATCTCGATCGACCTTCCGGTGGGCCTGCGCAACACGCCGGCGCGCCTGCGCGCCGAGGCCGAGGTGACCGCGGCGACGCTGGCCCTCGAACAGGCCCGCGCCGCGGGCCGGGCCGACGTGGAGCAGGCCCTGCTCGCCGCGCGCGTGCTCGGCGAGCAGGCGACGCGGGTGGCCACCGAACTGGTCGAGCCCGCCGTCGTCGCGCAGCGGGCGGCGCGCGCGGCGTTCCGCGAGGGCACCGGCGACGCGCTCGCGCTCGTCGACGCCGACCGCGTCTATCTCGACACCCAGCGTGAGGCCCTGGCGGTGCAGCTCGATGCCGCCGCCGCCGCCATCCGCGCCCGCCTGGCGCTCGGAGAGGATCCCCTGCCATGA
- a CDS encoding helix-turn-helix domain-containing protein, giving the protein MSVTPKVPIVLSEYQRDQLIRWVSSPGTPARVVRRSRIILQLASGYSVHRASQVLNISEPTIRLWRDRFRFGGIEALTTDAPRPGRPRRARDQARELIAQRLAAVPPGTSLSVRALARDTGLGRHLVQQVLLDMGVSPNVSKASPTAGGDGGPSRS; this is encoded by the coding sequence GTGTCCGTCACTCCGAAGGTGCCAATCGTCCTGAGCGAGTACCAACGGGATCAGTTGATCCGCTGGGTCTCGTCTCCCGGTACTCCCGCCCGCGTCGTCCGCCGCAGCCGGATCATCCTGCAACTGGCCTCCGGCTATTCCGTGCACCGCGCCTCCCAGGTCCTGAACATCAGCGAGCCGACCATCCGGCTCTGGCGTGACCGCTTCCGCTTCGGCGGGATCGAGGCCCTCACCACCGACGCGCCGCGCCCCGGCAGGCCTCGTCGGGCCCGTGATCAGGCGCGCGAACTGATCGCCCAGCGCCTGGCCGCCGTACCTCCGGGAACGTCCCTCAGCGTGCGTGCCCTCGCGCGCGATACCGGCCTCGGGCGCCACCTCGTGCAGCAGGTGCTCCTCGACATGGGCGTGTCGCCGAACGTGTCGAAGGCCTCTCCCACGGCCGGCGGGGATGGCGGCCCCTCCCGGTCCTGA
- a CDS encoding SRPBCC family protein → MQTYAQARHSHERLAAGLGWFSLALGTAELAAPRTVARLIGIPDDPRLVNVLRAFGAREIASGLGMLAQPRQAGWAWSRVGGDAIDLAFLGSAANEDSADRSRVALAAAAVAGVTALDIICARTLADDASWAMPASTDRARRATHVFVDQAVTVKRPIDEVFAFWKDYGNLPRFMRHLTSVETLAEGRTRWTATGPAGIAVSWDAETVAEEAPHRIAWRSLENADVHNHGEVRFTRAAADRGTEVHVHLEYKPPAGSLGRGIAWLFGEEPRQQVKEDLRRFKQLMETGEIPLAEGSGLRAAQPASDVQEIGALAGVSPELVGAGARLEGGHA, encoded by the coding sequence ATGCAAACGTACGCGCAGGCGCGTCATTCGCACGAGCGACTGGCCGCCGGACTCGGCTGGTTCAGTCTCGCGCTGGGAACCGCCGAACTCGCCGCGCCCCGCACGGTGGCGCGACTCATCGGCATCCCGGACGATCCACGGCTCGTCAACGTCCTGCGCGCCTTCGGGGCCCGCGAGATCGCGAGTGGCCTCGGCATGCTCGCTCAACCTCGCCAGGCCGGCTGGGCGTGGTCCCGCGTCGGTGGGGATGCGATCGACCTCGCGTTCCTCGGGTCGGCGGCCAACGAGGACTCGGCCGATCGATCGCGCGTCGCCCTCGCGGCGGCTGCCGTCGCGGGCGTGACGGCCCTCGACATCATCTGCGCGCGGACCCTCGCCGACGATGCGAGCTGGGCGATGCCCGCCTCGACCGACAGGGCGCGCCGCGCGACGCACGTCTTCGTCGACCAGGCCGTGACCGTGAAGCGCCCCATCGACGAGGTGTTCGCCTTCTGGAAGGACTACGGGAACCTGCCGCGGTTCATGCGTCACCTGACGTCTGTCGAGACACTCGCCGAGGGGCGGACCCGCTGGACCGCGACGGGCCCGGCGGGCATCGCCGTGTCGTGGGATGCCGAGACCGTGGCCGAAGAGGCGCCGCATCGTATCGCCTGGCGTTCGCTCGAGAATGCCGACGTCCACAACCACGGCGAGGTGCGCTTCACGCGCGCGGCAGCCGATCGCGGCACCGAGGTGCACGTGCACCTCGAGTACAAGCCGCCAGCCGGCTCGCTGGGCCGCGGCATCGCGTGGCTCTTCGGCGAGGAACCGCGACAGCAGGTGAAGGAGGATCTGCGGCGCTTCAAGCAGCTGATGGAGACCGGCGAGATCCCGCTGGCGGAGGGCTCGGGCCTGCGCGCGGCGCAGCCCGCCTCCGACGTGCAGGAGATCGGCGCGCTGGCCGGCGTGTCGCCAGAACTGGTCGGCGCCGGTGCGCGACTGGAAGGAGGTCACGCATGA
- a CDS encoding zinc-dependent alcohol dehydrogenase, which yields MKAACWHGRQDIHVEHVADPKILNPRDAIIRITRTAICGSDLHLYNGFIPAMKKGDIVGHEFMGEVVETGSGVGTLRKGDRVVVPFPIACGHCEPCTREKYSLCENSNPNAWMGEQMYGYTPCGIFGYSHIMGGYPGGQAEYARVPFADVGPLKVPDELTDEQVLFLSDIFPTGFMAAEACGIAPGDVVAVWGCGPVGQFAIKSAYMLGASKVIAIDRFPYRLRIAAEKAGAEVINYEEVSVPEALREMTAGRGPDHCIDAVGLEGHAPGLKGAYDKAKTLMMMETDRPVALREAIMNCRSGGTISVAGVYGGFIDKFPMGAIVNRALTIKSGQTHVHRYMRPLLERIRSGEIDPTFIITHRLSLDDVSEGYRTFSMKEDECLKVVMTP from the coding sequence ATGAAGGCCGCCTGCTGGCACGGACGCCAGGACATCCACGTCGAGCACGTCGCCGACCCGAAGATCCTCAACCCGCGCGACGCGATCATCCGGATCACGCGCACGGCCATCTGCGGCTCGGACCTGCACCTGTACAACGGCTTCATCCCGGCGATGAAGAAGGGCGACATCGTCGGCCACGAGTTCATGGGGGAGGTCGTCGAGACGGGCAGCGGCGTCGGCACGCTTCGCAAGGGCGATCGCGTCGTCGTGCCGTTCCCGATCGCGTGCGGGCACTGCGAGCCGTGCACGCGCGAGAAGTACTCGCTGTGCGAGAACTCGAACCCCAACGCGTGGATGGGCGAGCAGATGTACGGCTACACGCCGTGTGGCATCTTCGGGTACTCGCACATCATGGGCGGCTACCCGGGCGGGCAGGCCGAGTATGCCCGCGTGCCGTTTGCCGACGTCGGGCCGCTGAAGGTGCCCGATGAACTGACCGACGAGCAGGTGCTGTTCCTGTCCGACATCTTTCCCACGGGCTTCATGGCGGCCGAGGCGTGCGGCATCGCGCCGGGCGACGTGGTGGCCGTGTGGGGCTGCGGGCCGGTCGGGCAGTTCGCGATCAAGAGCGCCTACATGCTGGGCGCCTCGAAGGTCATCGCCATCGACAGGTTCCCGTATCGGCTCCGAATCGCCGCCGAGAAGGCGGGCGCCGAGGTGATCAACTACGAGGAAGTGTCGGTGCCGGAGGCCTTGCGCGAGATGACGGCCGGCCGCGGACCGGATCACTGCATCGACGCGGTCGGCCTCGAGGGCCACGCCCCCGGCCTCAAGGGCGCCTACGACAAGGCCAAGACCCTGATGATGATGGAGACCGATCGCCCGGTCGCGTTGCGCGAGGCGATCATGAACTGTCGCAGCGGCGGGACGATCTCGGTGGCCGGCGTGTACGGCGGCTTCATCGACAAGTTCCCGATGGGCGCCATCGTCAACCGTGCGCTGACCATCAAGTCCGGCCAGACGCACGTGCATCGCTACATGCGTCCGCTGCTCGAGCGCATCCGGAGCGGCGAGATCGACCCGACCTTCATCATCACGCACCGCCTGTCGCTCGACGACGTCTCGGAGGGCTACCGGACGTTCTCGATGAAGGAAGACGAGTGCCTGAAGGTGGTGATGACCCCGTGA
- a CDS encoding Gfo/Idh/MocA family protein codes for MSDQRKTDQQGLPRRDFVRAAGMAAAGLTIVPRHVLGKGQTAPSDLVNVAGVGVGGMGRSNMTQLAGQNIVALCDVDWGYAQKGFDALPQQIALAEKRLAEATTGTPEQRQRAQATIDLQKQLSAKQAKAARYVDYREMLEKQKDIDAVVIATPDHTHAVIATAAMSLGKHVYVQKPLAWSVEECRALGKKAADNPKLVTQMGNQGHSTDDARLVNEYIQSGTIGEVREVHIWTNRPLAYWPQGIPRPEPSKLTASPDASQPYNLRFVMDKLAGTLDAGTHPVPDKLNWDLFLGPAPQVPYHPVYHPFNWRGWTDWGVGAIGDMGAHLIDHAYWALELGYPTTIETQSTPYNKATYPMATTTYYDFPARGSMPAVKVTWYDGGLLPPKPEEIGAEELDKGGGVLYVGSKGKLIHETYGARPRLLGAAANAPKPPQKFKRIPTTHEINWIDAIRGRQEASSPFSYAARLTEVMLLGVVALNAGKKIQYDAANMKIANAPDAEQFLRRQWRAGWKLT; via the coding sequence ATGAGTGATCAGCGAAAGACCGACCAACAAGGCTTGCCGCGTCGCGACTTCGTCCGCGCCGCTGGCATGGCCGCTGCCGGCCTGACCATCGTCCCGCGCCATGTGCTCGGCAAGGGGCAGACGGCGCCGAGCGACCTCGTGAACGTCGCCGGCGTCGGCGTCGGCGGCATGGGCCGGTCGAACATGACCCAACTCGCCGGCCAGAACATCGTCGCGCTGTGCGACGTGGACTGGGGCTACGCGCAGAAGGGCTTCGACGCGCTGCCGCAGCAGATCGCGCTGGCCGAGAAGCGCCTTGCCGAGGCGACCACCGGCACGCCGGAGCAGCGCCAGCGGGCGCAGGCCACCATCGACCTGCAGAAGCAGCTCTCGGCCAAGCAGGCCAAGGCCGCCAGGTACGTCGACTACCGCGAGATGCTCGAGAAGCAGAAGGACATCGACGCGGTGGTGATCGCCACGCCCGATCACACGCATGCGGTGATCGCGACGGCGGCGATGAGCCTCGGCAAGCACGTGTACGTGCAGAAGCCGCTGGCCTGGTCGGTGGAGGAGTGCCGCGCGCTCGGCAAGAAGGCCGCCGACAACCCGAAGCTCGTCACCCAGATGGGCAACCAGGGCCACTCGACCGACGACGCGCGGCTGGTGAACGAGTACATCCAGTCGGGCACCATCGGCGAGGTCCGCGAGGTGCACATCTGGACCAACCGCCCGCTCGCGTACTGGCCGCAGGGCATCCCGCGTCCCGAGCCGTCGAAGCTGACGGCGTCGCCCGACGCCAGCCAGCCGTACAACCTGCGGTTCGTGATGGACAAGCTCGCGGGCACGCTCGACGCCGGCACGCATCCCGTTCCCGACAAGCTCAATTGGGACCTGTTCCTCGGACCCGCCCCGCAGGTGCCGTATCACCCGGTCTATCACCCGTTCAACTGGCGCGGCTGGACCGACTGGGGCGTCGGCGCGATCGGCGACATGGGCGCGCACCTGATCGACCACGCGTACTGGGCCCTCGAACTCGGGTATCCGACGACGATCGAGACGCAGTCGACGCCGTACAACAAGGCCACCTACCCGATGGCCACCACCACCTACTACGACTTCCCGGCGCGTGGCTCGATGCCGGCCGTCAAGGTCACGTGGTACGACGGCGGCCTGCTGCCGCCCAAGCCCGAGGAGATCGGCGCCGAGGAGCTCGACAAGGGTGGTGGCGTGCTCTATGTGGGCAGCAAGGGCAAGCTGATTCACGAGACCTACGGCGCGCGCCCGCGCCTGCTCGGTGCGGCAGCCAACGCGCCCAAGCCGCCGCAGAAGTTCAAGCGCATCCCGACGACGCACGAGATCAACTGGATCGACGCGATCCGCGGCCGCCAGGAAGCCTCGTCGCCGTTCTCCTACGCGGCGCGCCTGACCGAGGTGATGCTGCTCGGAGTGGTGGCCCTCAACGCGGGCAAGAAGATCCAGTACGACGCGGCGAACATGAAGATCGCCAATGCGCCGGACGCGGAGCAGTTCCTGCGCCGGCAGTGGCGGGCCGGCTGGAAGCTGACGTAG
- a CDS encoding IS110 family transposase encodes MDHVAIDLGGRESQICVRRPDGTVVEERRLRTHEVPRYLGERPGSRVIVETCSEAFWVADAARAAGHEVRVVPATLAPTLGVGARRMKTDRRDAQVLSEVSCRIDLPSVHIPSAEARAAKTLCGMRDGLVRSRTLLLNTVRGWLRTQGRRLASGSVHTFGARVRAAVGEPLPSYVARQLQLLEHLHAAIADADREVTAWATGDPVARRLLTVPGVGPVTAVRFVAALDDHTRFDGAHAVEAYVGLVPGQDSSGARTRHLGITKAGSRSLRWCLVQAAHCAKRTLKPGPLRDWVDAVQHRRGRQVAVVALARKLTGILYAIWRDGTRFDPHRTNAAPLAG; translated from the coding sequence ATGGACCATGTTGCAATCGATCTCGGCGGAAGGGAATCCCAGATTTGCGTGCGGCGGCCCGACGGGACCGTCGTCGAGGAGCGGCGGCTGCGGACGCACGAGGTGCCGCGGTACCTGGGCGAGCGGCCCGGCAGCCGAGTGATTGTCGAGACGTGCAGTGAGGCCTTCTGGGTGGCCGACGCGGCACGGGCGGCCGGGCATGAGGTGCGGGTGGTGCCGGCGACCCTGGCGCCGACCCTGGGCGTGGGGGCGCGCCGGATGAAGACGGACCGGCGTGATGCGCAGGTGCTCAGCGAGGTGTCCTGCCGCATCGACCTGCCGTCGGTGCATATCCCGAGCGCCGAGGCGCGGGCGGCCAAGACGCTCTGCGGCATGCGCGACGGGCTGGTGCGCAGTCGCACGCTCCTGCTCAATACCGTGCGCGGCTGGCTGCGGACGCAGGGCCGCCGGCTGGCGAGTGGCAGCGTGCACACCTTCGGGGCGCGCGTCCGCGCCGCGGTAGGCGAGCCCCTCCCGAGCTACGTGGCCCGGCAGCTGCAGCTGCTGGAGCACCTGCATGCCGCCATCGCGGACGCCGACCGCGAGGTGACGGCCTGGGCCACGGGCGACCCGGTCGCGCGCCGCTTGCTGACGGTCCCCGGAGTCGGCCCGGTGACCGCCGTGCGGTTTGTGGCGGCGCTCGACGACCACACGCGCTTCGACGGCGCGCACGCGGTGGAGGCGTATGTCGGGCTGGTGCCCGGCCAGGACTCGAGTGGCGCGCGGACGCGTCACCTGGGGATTACCAAAGCGGGGAGCCGCAGCCTGCGCTGGTGCCTCGTCCAGGCCGCGCACTGCGCGAAACGGACGCTGAAGCCGGGGCCGCTCCGCGACTGGGTCGACGCCGTGCAGCACCGGCGCGGGCGCCAGGTCGCCGTCGTGGCCTTGGCGCGCAAGTTGACCGGCATCCTGTATGCGATCTGGCGGGATGGCACCCGCTTCGACCCGCACCGGACCAACGCCGCGCCGCTGGCCGGGTAA
- a CDS encoding PepSY domain-containing protein codes for MTLPLRRVVFWLHLCAGVSAGLVVVLMSVTGVLLAYEKQITRWADGYHGAPATPGQPRLPIERIVEKARAAHGAGAPASVTLRNAADAPVEVSFGREGSVFLHAYTGEVLGTGSASARAFFRSTMEWHRWLALKDAGRATGKMVTGVSNLVFLFIVMSGFYLWWPRTWTWTQFRQVLWFRGGLSGKARDFNWHHVIGYWSLVPLAVIVWSGAVIGYPWASDLTFRMAGEAPPQGGPQRPGEGGPPRPGGPDGGERRPGPEGGREQHEAPAMADATPGLTLGALVARAEAHTADWTIISARLPRPSDPVVQVSVDTGTGAQPQKRGTLTLDRATGATKKWEGFEAQSRGRQWRTWMRFVHTGEYYGLIGQTVAMLVSAGAVVLAWTGLALTWRRFTAWRRRSPRVATRAA; via the coding sequence ATGACGTTGCCGCTTCGTCGAGTCGTGTTCTGGCTGCACCTCTGCGCGGGTGTCTCCGCCGGACTCGTGGTCGTGCTGATGTCGGTCACCGGCGTCCTGCTCGCCTACGAGAAGCAGATCACCCGCTGGGCCGACGGTTATCACGGCGCGCCGGCCACCCCGGGCCAGCCGCGGCTCCCGATCGAGCGGATCGTCGAGAAGGCGCGGGCCGCCCACGGCGCCGGCGCCCCCGCCTCGGTCACTCTGCGCAATGCGGCCGATGCGCCGGTGGAAGTGAGCTTCGGGCGCGAGGGCTCGGTATTCCTCCACGCCTACACGGGGGAGGTGCTCGGCACCGGCTCGGCCTCGGCGCGTGCCTTCTTCCGCTCGACGATGGAGTGGCACCGCTGGCTGGCGCTGAAGGACGCCGGTCGTGCGACGGGCAAGATGGTCACCGGCGTGAGCAACCTCGTGTTCCTGTTCATCGTGATGAGCGGCTTCTACCTGTGGTGGCCGCGCACCTGGACGTGGACGCAGTTCCGGCAGGTGCTCTGGTTCCGTGGCGGCCTGTCGGGCAAGGCGCGCGACTTCAACTGGCACCACGTGATCGGCTACTGGAGCCTCGTGCCGCTGGCGGTGATCGTCTGGTCGGGGGCGGTGATCGGCTACCCGTGGGCCAGCGACCTGACGTTCCGGATGGCCGGCGAGGCGCCGCCCCAGGGCGGGCCGCAGCGGCCCGGCGAGGGTGGCCCGCCGCGGCCGGGCGGTCCCGACGGCGGTGAGCGGCGCCCGGGGCCCGAGGGCGGGCGCGAGCAGCACGAGGCGCCAGCCATGGCGGACGCGACGCCCGGACTGACGCTCGGCGCGCTCGTCGCCAGGGCCGAGGCACACACCGCCGACTGGACGATCATCAGCGCCCGGCTACCGCGACCGTCCGATCCCGTCGTCCAGGTGAGCGTCGACACGGGCACCGGCGCGCAGCCGCAGAAGCGCGGCACATTGACGCTCGATCGGGCGACTGGCGCGACGAAGAAGTGGGAAGGGTTCGAGGCGCAGAGCCGCGGCCGCCAGTGGCGCACGTGGATGCGCTTCGTGCACACCGGCGAGTACTACGGCCTGATCGGCCAGACGGTTGCGATGCTGGTGTCGGCGGGCGCGGTGGTGCTGGCCTGGACCGGCCTGGCGCTGACGTGGCGGCGCTTCACTGCCTGGCGCCGCCGCTCACCACGGGTGGCCACGCGCGCGGCGTGA
- a CDS encoding BamA/TamA family outer membrane protein translates to MIRRIARLALVAGVLAVALPVALRAQVPFVVEEVRVHGNHSTPDEEVLRLAAITVGVALEPGAVEAARLRLERSGRFSSVEIRQRSRYIDDPSRVALVILVAELASVRPAVDAGVPAIPGVFGRLRSQAMFLPILSLDDGYGFTYGVRTSLVGGKRSTTRVSIPASWGGTRQLAVEADHTFTRARSTAGDAATRDSGLVSRGLTRVRGAAGLWRQEHPYFEQGQYRRYVDGEMAWRPRPMFGVGAMAGTAAVSFGEVDDQMTSGGLFAELDTRRDPLFPRNAVYARSSWQRVGFAHPERSGVPDGTRSRWRHDLRAYAGVIGQLVIAARVQAEFADAPLPAYAKPILGGADTLRGVRAGYAVGDNQWAGTVEARLPITSVLRQARLGIVGFYDTGATWDHGQRWQDVERIEGVGGGMFLVTPVLQFQLSVARGLGIGTRVHASTGVSF, encoded by the coding sequence GTGATCCGGCGGATCGCCAGACTCGCGCTCGTCGCGGGCGTCCTCGCCGTGGCGCTGCCTGTCGCCCTGCGGGCACAGGTGCCATTCGTGGTGGAGGAGGTTCGGGTCCACGGCAACCACTCGACGCCCGACGAGGAAGTGCTCCGCCTGGCTGCCATCACGGTTGGCGTGGCCCTCGAGCCCGGAGCCGTGGAGGCCGCGCGCCTCCGCCTCGAGCGCAGCGGCCGGTTCTCGAGCGTCGAGATCCGGCAGCGCAGCCGCTACATCGACGACCCCTCGCGCGTCGCGCTGGTGATCCTCGTCGCCGAGCTGGCATCGGTGCGTCCTGCCGTCGACGCGGGCGTGCCCGCGATCCCCGGCGTGTTCGGTCGTCTGCGCAGCCAGGCGATGTTCCTGCCGATCCTGAGCCTCGACGACGGATACGGGTTCACGTACGGCGTGCGCACCTCACTGGTCGGTGGGAAGCGCTCGACGACGCGCGTGTCGATCCCGGCCTCGTGGGGCGGCACGCGACAGCTTGCCGTCGAGGCCGATCACACCTTCACGCGGGCGCGTTCGACGGCCGGCGATGCCGCGACCCGCGACAGCGGGCTGGTCTCCCGCGGGCTGACGCGCGTCCGCGGTGCGGCAGGCCTGTGGCGGCAGGAGCACCCCTATTTCGAGCAGGGGCAGTACCGCCGCTACGTCGACGGCGAGATGGCGTGGCGACCGAGGCCGATGTTCGGCGTCGGTGCAATGGCCGGCACGGCTGCGGTGTCGTTCGGTGAGGTGGACGACCAGATGACGTCCGGCGGCCTGTTCGCCGAGCTCGACACGCGCCGCGATCCGCTGTTCCCACGCAACGCCGTGTACGCGCGCAGCAGCTGGCAACGCGTCGGCTTCGCGCATCCGGAGCGCTCCGGCGTGCCCGACGGCACCCGATCGCGGTGGCGACACGACCTGCGCGCGTACGCCGGCGTGATCGGGCAGCTGGTGATCGCGGCCCGCGTGCAGGCCGAGTTCGCGGACGCGCCATTGCCGGCATACGCCAAGCCCATCCTCGGTGGGGCCGACACGCTGCGCGGCGTCCGCGCCGGCTACGCGGTCGGCGACAACCAGTGGGCAGGCACCGTGGAGGCTCGGCTGCCGATCACGTCGGTGCTGCGCCAGGCGCGGCTCGGCATCGTCGGCTTCTACGACACGGGCGCGACGTGGGACCACGGCCAGCGCTGGCAGGATGTCGAGCGGATCGAGGGTGTAGGAGGGGGCATGTTCCTGGTCACGCCAGTCCTGCAGTTCCAGTTGTCGGTGGCGCGCGGTCTCGGCATCGGCACCCGCGTGCATGCGAGTACGGGCGTGAGCTTCTGA